Within Capra hircus breed San Clemente chromosome 7, ASM170441v1, whole genome shotgun sequence, the genomic segment TCAGTCTGCTGCTGCAGGGCTTCGGGTGGGGGCTGTGGGGCAAAGAGTTCTTGAGAACCCTCACGCCTTATGTCTTCAGCACCCAGAACAGCGCCCAGTGCTCAGCCAGGCCTGCTCTAAAAATGTCTTGAATGAATGGAATGGATGCCCCATTGTGTGTcttgttaaagtgaaagtgttagttgcacagtcctgtctgactgtttgttaccccatggactgtagcccaccaggctcctgtgtccatgggattctccaggcaagaatactggagtgagttagcattgcattctccaggggatcttcccgacccagggattgaacccaggtttcctacactgcaggcagattcttgatcatctgagcactggggaagcccattatgTGTCTTAATGAGGTTCTGTCTGTGATTGACACTGGGTGTGACTGCCTGtgtgtctgtgactgtggttGTATGTCTGAGATGGGCATGAGCATGTGCCCTGGGTCttatgacttagcatgcatctcTATGTCTGAGGTTGTGTGTCTACGGTTGTGTTTCGATGACCGTGTGTGGTTGTGCATCAGGGGTTGCTGGTGCTCCTTGCAGACGTTGTTGATGCCGTTTGCCCCTAAAGAAGAGGGCCATTACCTGAGTCCAAGCCGGAGTGAGGGCTCTGAAGCTGTGTGTTCTCAGGGGCAGCCTCCGTGCCTGCCACACAGATGCACTTCTGAGCGTGTTCAGGCTGGGGCAGAGGtgaggtggggttgggggtgcaTGCATATGCCTGGAGGCAGCTTCGCCTGCCCTCGGGGTTCTAGGACACCCCGAACTCAGCAGGCCCAAATCATGTCTAACCCCCACACCCTGGGTTAGGGTGAGCAAGGATGCAGCCCAGCGGTAAATTTCTACTGCCCTCATGTCCCCCTTCTCTAGAAGCCCTTGGAGACCAGCTGTTCCAAAACCAAAGGTAAGAACCTTCCACCCAACAAGACTATGGGTAGAAGACCCTCCAGTTCCTACCTCCACCTTCTGCTCCTTCCTCAGTGGACCTGTACCATTGCTTTCCATTCATCCCTGTCCTGTCATCAGCTGACTCTTGCCCCTGACCTTGCCCTTCATCCTGTCTCTGACCTTGACCCCTATCTTTCTTCTACCTCTGCCTCAGCCTACCCCAGCTCCTTACCTTGTCCCCTGCCTCACCCCCCCAACCCTGAACCTCTACTGacctctgccctgcccccacccacaccCTTCCCAGCCTTGGCTGACACTCACCTCTGCTCACAGTTAAGTCCACCACGATGATTCCCGACTGCCAGAAGCTTTTGAGATGTGAACTGGAGTCACTCAGGTGTCAGTTACAGGCCCAGACCAAGGTGAGCCAGGTCGGCCCCACCCCCAGCAATTGTCTCCATCCCCTCCCACTTCACCCCTGCTCCCACCCCTAGGCCTGACCTCTTGGCCCAGGCTTTCGAGTTCCTAAACCACTCAGTGaccctgttggagaaggaaagctGCCTGCAGCAAATCAAGATCCAACAACTGGAAGGTGAGAACTGGCCAAGGGTCGAGGTAAGGCTGGAGGCTGGCCCTGTCAAGGTCAGCCAGGTCAGGCCAGGGTGGGAAAAATTGGATGAGTTTGGGTTTCAGGCCAGGGTCTGGTGAGGGTCAGGGCAAGTTGTGTTCAAAGCTAGGCTCAGGGCTGTGGGTGGGGCTCAGGCACGTTCCCACCATCTCTGTAGAGGTGCTGGGCCCcacgagccaccagggagacaagGAGGGGCACAAGTGGGATGTGGTGGAGGGACGGCAGGAGCTGTATGAGGCCCTGGCTCAAGGCCTGCAGGGGCTGCAGAAGAGCCTGCATGACAACGAGGAGGTGCAGCGGGCCCGCACCACCCGCTGCCTGCAGTTGCTGGCCCAGGAGATCCGGGACAGGTGGGTGTTGCC encodes:
- the CCDC159 gene encoding coiled-coil domain-containing protein 159 isoform X5, whose amino-acid sequence is MGLLPPLAQTHRSRVMARIFPRGITATLRGCWCSLQTLLMPFAPKEEGHYLSPSRSEGSEAVCSQGQPPCLPHRCTSERVQAGAEKPLETSCSKTKVKSTTMIPDCQKLLRCELESLRCQLQAQTKAFEFLNHSVTLLEKESCLQQIKIQQLEEVLGPTSHQGDKEGHKWDVVEGRQELYEALAQGLQGLQKSLHDNEEVQRARTTRCLQLLAQEIRDSKKFLWEELELVREEVTFIYQKLQAQEQEITENLVNIQKIQKTQVKCRKVLTKMKQQGYETANWLETEELPPGYSGSWRDNLQKELGDIWSAVHVLQNSFDGLAISSGGRPRAANLRGYKGHRCLSPPLPCWDSDSDTDQGPPQLLLSKSRSSFPPA